From a region of the Haloferax volcanii DS2 genome:
- a CDS encoding DUF7110 family protein, with product MSGRVYRLHSTLELPLEDVMDYFENDPELPPEVENVDITRRNNTLIIKAVSADDNLSKYTPTAQLKASVTENRVYEEEPPRAGAPNWGDEEEEEIPSELVEFACFKGDLETVLQNTALQYPMFLVLREIAMLSEKGTLTAITEESDELQATRIVEGEVRAASVEVVENPQQNGSSDSGINWRDNKFIS from the coding sequence ATGTCAGGCCGCGTATATCGACTCCATTCGACGTTGGAACTGCCACTCGAAGACGTGATGGACTACTTCGAAAACGACCCAGAACTGCCGCCTGAGGTCGAGAACGTAGACATCACCCGCCGAAACAACACTCTCATCATCAAAGCCGTCTCCGCCGACGACAACCTCAGCAAGTACACGCCGACGGCCCAGTTGAAAGCGAGCGTGACGGAAAATCGCGTCTACGAAGAAGAGCCGCCCCGAGCGGGCGCGCCCAACTGGGGAGACGAAGAAGAAGAGGAGATTCCCTCCGAACTCGTCGAGTTCGCCTGCTTCAAAGGCGACCTCGAAACCGTGCTCCAGAACACGGCGCTTCAGTACCCGATGTTCCTCGTCCTCCGCGAGATTGCGATGCTCTCGGAGAAGGGGACGCTGACCGCCATCACCGAGGAAAGCGACGAACTGCAGGCGACGCGCATCGTCGAAGGCGAGGTGCGTGCCGCCTCCGTCGAAGTCGTCGAGAACCCCCAGCAGAACGGTTCCTCGGACAGCGGAATCAACTGGCGCGACAACAAGTTCATCTCCTAA
- a CDS encoding glutaredoxin family protein: MTFQPESLDPEEVQTRVDEAVADNRVVLFMKGNRLMPQCGYSAKAVDLISQYVDEFETVDVLPALPHYREALKEKSDWETIPQTFVDGEFVGGSDILEELDERGDLEATLTGAN; this comes from the coding sequence ATGACGTTCCAACCGGAGAGTTTGGACCCCGAAGAAGTGCAGACCCGCGTCGACGAGGCCGTCGCTGACAACCGCGTCGTCCTGTTCATGAAGGGCAACCGCCTGATGCCGCAGTGCGGCTACTCCGCGAAGGCGGTCGACCTCATCTCCCAGTACGTCGACGAGTTCGAAACCGTCGACGTGCTGCCCGCGCTCCCGCACTACCGCGAGGCGCTCAAGGAGAAAAGCGACTGGGAGACCATCCCCCAGACGTTCGTCGACGGCGAGTTCGTCGGCGGCAGCGACATCCTCGAAGAACTCGACGAGCGCGGCGACCTCGAAGCGACGCTGACCGGCGCGAACTGA